CCAGCTTCAGCCGCAGGAGACTGGCCCACTCGGTGGTGAAATCGAAGCAACCGCCGGGAAGGAGGTTGTCCTGAAAACGGGGGTCGAAACCCCAGCGGCTCTGCTCGGCCAACAGCCCCTTCAGGTAGCTGATGCCCACCTGGAGGTTCAAATCGGCGATGTATCGCAGGTCGTAGCGCGTTTCCTGGGGCAGGGTGCCGAAGGGTACCCTTCGCCTGACGCCGGCGTCATCGTACTCCAGGAGGTAATTCCCCCCTTTGACAACGGCGCCGGTGAGCTGCATGTACCCCGTGGCCGAGCCGTGGCCGTAGGCGGCGCGGTAGCTGCGTCCCGAGCCCAGCACGTGCATCAGGCCGCACTCCTGGTAGCTCACCGCCAGGCAGAAGGCGCGGAAGGCCTCGTCTGAGATGTCGTAGCGCTTGGTGTAATCCAACCCGGCCGCGCGGTCATCCGGGGAGAAGAAACCGGGGTGGGGCCGACCGTCGGGACGCTCGGAATTTATCCTGGCGCAGATGTCCACGAACCGGTGCCACAGGCTGCGGGACGGGTTGTCCGCGTCGTAGGTCGGGATGTTGTCGAAGTCGGCCAGGGTCCACCTTCCGGGGAGACCGGGCAGCTCGAACCGGATGCTCTGGAGCCGGGCGAAGGTCTCCGGGCCGACGACGCGGGCGAGATACGCCCGGGGCACCGCCCCCCCCTCCCGACCTCCCCCCAGGTTCGAGTAACGGGCCAGGAAGGACTCCTCGGTTGGCGCCGGATAGGGGAACCGCTCCCGGAAGGCGGCGAGCAGACGGACCAGCTCGGCGTCGAAGCGGCCGGAGGAATCACGGCAGGAATCGAACTGCGCGCCGTCTATCTCGGCGGCGGTGGTGAGCGCCAGGTTGAGCTGACGCTTCAGGTAGGCCAGAACCGGGCTGTCATACCCTACCGCGTCGGTCACGCCGGGCTGGTAGTAGAGGCAGGGGAAATCCTCGCGCACGAGGACGATTCGCGCCGGGCCAAGCGTCGGCGTGAGGGCGCGAGGGGTCTTGTGGCCGAAGAGGGGACGACCATCGGCGTCGGTGAGGGCGACCAGGACGAACGGCTCGCCGTCGGGGCCGTCGGGAGAGTACGGACCAGGCAGGACCGCAAGGTGCGCCAAACGCGATTCATCGTTCCAGTCGCAGGTGCTGAAACGGCCGTCAGGCGACTCCACCACAAGCTCGACCACGTAATCCCCGTAGGGAACCGGTTGCCCCCGGAACTCACCCTGGTTGGCCACGCCGTTCCACCGGAAGACGTTCACCGCGAGGCGTCCCAGGCGGTGCCGGTCCCCGTAATCGCTCACCGGCGCGTCGGTGTCGGCGGAGAAGACCAGGTTTAACCTACGGCTCGGCCTACGCTCGCGGGAAGGCGAAAGACGCCAGACGTTCAACGTGACCCGGTCGGAGGGATCGGGGATGGGGTCCAGGTGGTATCGGATGGGGTGGTCGGGGCCGTCGGAAGGAGTAGGGATGCAGCGGAGGTCGGCCTCGCGCACGTTGGCCACCAGGTAGCCGGAGTTGTCCCAGTACGGGATGGTGTTCTCGGCGAACCCCCTGTTCCAGGTGTCGTATACGCTGGCCGTGAGCGGTTTTCCCTCGCCGGCCACGTAGAAGGTGTAGCGGTGGTTCTCCAGGTCGAGCCGCTGGGCGCGCAATAGACGACCGCCCAGGACCACCGAGGGCCGCAGGGAGTCGAACTCGCCCGACACGCTGGCGAACTGGGCGTCGGCCAGGCCACCGAACCGGAAGCGGTAAACCCCGCTCACCGTGATTTTAAAAAGCCGGCCCTGGGCCAGCGGCATGGAGGTTTGGACGACCTCCCCCGAGGACGGGATGGCGAGCTCGAAGGCGTCGAAGGAGGGAACGGGGATGAGGAAGAGGACGACCGCCACGAAAAGACCGAGGAGCAGGAAGCCTTTGTCCACCTTGAACTCGGTACGCTCCCGCCTCCACTCGGCGGCCAGGAAGCGACCGAGGCGGTGGTAAGCGGCCCCGAGAGCGCGGCGGAAGCGGCGAAAAATACCGGGCTTTTTGCCGGAGCTTAACTCGCTTCGCTTCGTTTCGGGCGCCGGTTCCGTCGCGGAGGGCTGTTCGTGAAAGGCCGATTCCATTAAAACACTCTGAGCCTACCCGTCCACCGTTTCCCCGGAGGCGATCTCGCGGTCGTGGAAGGCCCTGGGGTCGGTGACGTCGGGGAACACGCAGGCGTTGCGCCCGATGGAGGTGCCGCGCGGAATCACGGCGTTCTTTCCGATGACCGCCATCCCGGAGTTGTAGATCGAGGGGAAGCGCTGGTTGTAGGTGAAGTCGTCGCCGGTGCCCACCAGGCTCTCGGCCCCCACGATGACCTCCTTGTCGAGGATGGCGTGGTCCACCTGGACCCCCTCCTCGATGACCGTCCCGGAGAAGACTATCGAGTCGCGCACCACCGCTCCGGAGCCTATCTCGACGTAGGGTGAAAGGATGCTCCGGGCGACCAGTCCGTCCACCACGCACCCGTTGGACACCAGGCTTTCGGTAACCTGAGCCCCCCGGCCCAGCTTCACCGCCGGGGCCTCCGCCGAGCGGGTGTGCACCCTCGATTTTTCATCGTAGAGGTCGAACTCGGGGACGGGCGCGATGAGGTCCATGTTGGCCTGCCAGTAGCTTTCTATCGTCCCCACGTCGCGCCAGTATTTCTCCCGGAACAAAAACGCGCGGAAGGGTATGCTCCGCGTAACTTGAAGTTCGACGCAGCGCGGCAGCACGTCGCGACCGAAATCGTGCTCCGAGTCGTCCCTTCCCGCATCCTCCACGAGAAGCTCCTCCAGGAGGGCGGTGTCGAACACGTAGATGCCCATGTTGGCCAGGTTGGACGGCGGGTCGGGCACCTTCTCTAAAAAGCTCACGACGTTCCCCGAAGCGTCTGTCTCGATGACGCCGTAGCGCGGGGCGTCCTCCCGGGGAACCTCCATGGCCGCCATCGTCACCCCGGAGCCGGACTCCACGTGCTCTTTTATCATGCGAGAGTAGTCCATCCTGTACACGTGGTCGCCGGAAAGGATGAGAACCAACTCCGGCTTGACGGAGCGGATGAAGGGGAGATTCGTGTACACGGCGTCCGCCGTGCCGCGGTACCACCCGCCGAGCCCACCGCCCGGGTGTGGGTGCAGAAGTACGAGTCCGCCATCAAATCGCTTCAGGTCCCAGGGCGCCCCGCGACCGAGGTGGGACTGCAGGGAGTGGGGACGGTACTGGGTCAGGACGCAGACG
The bacterium genome window above contains:
- a CDS encoding glucose-1-phosphate adenylyltransferase family protein, translated to MALRTLAVILAGGRGNRLGVLTAKRTKPAVPFGGKYRIIDFTLSNCVNSLIYNVCVLTQYRPHSLQSHLGRGAPWDLKRFDGGLVLLHPHPGGGLGGWYRGTADAVYTNLPFIRSVKPELVLILSGDHVYRMDYSRMIKEHVESGSGVTMAAMEVPREDAPRYGVIETDASGNVVSFLEKVPDPPSNLANMGIYVFDTALLEELLVEDAGRDDSEHDFGRDVLPRCVELQVTRSIPFRAFLFREKYWRDVGTIESYWQANMDLIAPVPEFDLYDEKSRVHTRSAEAPAVKLGRGAQVTESLVSNGCVVDGLVARSILSPYVEIGSGAVVRDSIVFSGTVIEEGVQVDHAILDKEVIVGAESLVGTGDDFTYNQRFPSIYNSGMAVIGKNAVIPRGTSIGRNACVFPDVTDPRAFHDREIASGETVDG